TGTCCGTCGTGCCGATGATCCAGTGCCCGCCCCAGGGGATGACGAAGAGCACCGACTTCGCCGTACGCAGGATGAGCCCCGTCTCGCCGGTGATCGCCGAGCGGGGCACCACCAGGTGCACACCCTTGGAGGCGCGCACCCGGATGCCGGGCCGCAGGCCCACGTCGTTGAGCATCCGGGACATGTCGTCGCTCCACACACCGGTGGCGGCGATGACGGTACGGGCCTGCACCTCGAACTCCGCGTCCGGTGAGCCCTCCGGCGCCTCCAGGTCGCGGACGCGGACGCCGGTCACCTCGCGCGCCTGCCGGATCAGCCCGACGGCGCGGGCACTGCTCACCACCGTGGCGCCGAGGCTGGCCGCGGTACGCGCCAGGGTGACCACCAGACGGGCGTCGTCGACCTGCCCGTCGTAGTAGCGGATCGCCCCGGCCAGCGCGTCGGCCCGCAGGCTCGGGAAGATCCGGCGGGCCCCCTCCCGGGTCAGGTGCCGGTGCAGTGGCATGCCCCGGCCACCGCCGAAGACCCCGGCGAAGGCGTCGTAGGTGGCCACACCGGCGCCGTAGTACGAGCGGCGGAAGATCCGGGCCGGCAGGTCCCGCAGGCCCCGCCCGGCCGGCAGCGGCACCAGGAACGGCACCGGGCGCACCAGGTGCGGCGCGAGTCGGGTGGCCAGCAGGCCGCGCTCGGTGAGCGCCTCGTGGACCAGGTGGAACTCCAACTGCTCCAGGTAGCGCAGGCCACCGTGGATGAGTTTGCTGGACCGGCTGGAGGTGCCCGCAGCGAGGTCGCGCGCCTCCACCAGGGCCACCTTCAAGCCCCGGGAGGCCGCGTCCAGGGCGGCACCGGCACCGGTCACCCCACCACCGATGACCAGCACGTCGAAGCGCTCGTGGCGCAGTCGACGCAGGTCGGACGCACGGCGGACCGGCGAGAGCTGACCGGCGACGGATCGGGAGATATTGGGGTCGCGCACCCGTCCACCGTAACCGCCGCGCCAGCGTGCCGACATTCGCCGCCCGCCCCGTACTGTGCGAGGCATGCAGGTCGGGCCGCCGTCACCCGTTGGTCAACCACCGCCTTACCCGCTGCCGCCGGGGCGGGCCAGCCCATGGCCGGTGGTCGCGGCCGTGCTGGTCGGCTGCTGGACGGTTGCGGTCACCGTGGCCACCCAGACGGGTGGCTGGGTCACCGATCAGGTGCTGCTGGGCTTCGGGCAGGACCGGGTGGGCTGGCTCTGGCCGGTGCTCGGCCTGGCCACCGTCGTGCTGGTTGGCGCACCTGCCCTGCTGCTGGCCGTGCTGCCCCGGTCGGCCGCGGTCCGGGCCACCGGGAGGGTCTGGCTGATCGGGGCACTCGCACTCGGGGTGCTCACACTGCTGCGGGTCGTGCCGCCGGTGCACCACGAGGCGTACCTGGCCGGGCTGGCCGGCGCGGCGCTGCTCAGCGCGCTCGCCGTGCGCTGGTCGGCGCGCCGGTGGGCGTACCCCGGACCAGCCGGCTCTGTCGTCGGCGCGGCACCCACCGGGGACGGCGACGCCGCGCGGCCCGAGGCCGTTGGAAGCCCGGAGCCGGTCGAGCGCCAGCGGGGCTCGCGCCGGCCCGGCCCGGTGCCGCTGCTCGCGGTCGCCGCCGGGTTGGCGCTGCTGCTGCCCTGGGCCTGGCTGGGCGCGCTCGGTGGGCTCCTGGAGACCGCACTCGCGCTGCTCGCGGCCGCCGCGCTCGGGGTGCTGGCCGCGACGCTGCTCGACGCCACATTCTGGTCCCGGTTCGCGGTCGGTCGGCCGCCCCGGCCGGCTCGGCTGGTGCTGGTCGGAGGCCTGGTCGCCGGGGTGGCGCTGCTGCTGCTCGCGGCCGGCACCGGCCAGTCCGGCGCGCAGTTGCCCGCGCTGCTGATCCTGCCGCCGTCGGGCTTCGCGCTGGCCGCGCTGTGGTCCGCCACCTGGCGGCCCGCCGCCGACCCGGCCGACGCCACCCGCGCTGGTCGAACGGCGACCGGCTGGCTCGTGGGCCTGGCCGCACTCGGCCCGCTGGCCTTCACCGACCCGGAAGAGATCACCCTGCTGCTGGTCGGCACCCGGGACGTCCCGTTCTGGGTCGCGGTCGCCGCCGGTGCCGGGCTCGCCGTCGCCGTCCTGGTCGCCATCGGGTACGCGGTGCTGCTCGCCCGGCCGTCGGCACGCACCCCGAGCCGTCGGGTGGCAGCGGTGGCAGCGGTGGTGCTGCTGGTGACGTTCGGCGTGGTCGACCTCGGCCCCGGCCAGCCGGGTCTGTACGGCGAGCGGCTGCTCGTGGTGCTGCGCGCGCAGGCCGACCTGACCGGTCTACCGGCCGGCGCGCCGGGTCGGGCCGGGCGGGACGCCCGCGCGGCGGAGGTCTACCGGCGACTGGTGACCACGGCCGAGCAGAGCCAGGCCGACCTGCTCCGAGGGCTGACCCGGCTACGACTCGACCCGGTGTCGTACTACCTGGTGAACGCGGTCGAGGTGGACGGCGGCCCGGCGGTGCGGGCCTGGCTCGCCCGCCGACCGGAGGTGGCGCGGGTGCTGGTCAGCCAGCGCCTGCGGCCGCTGCCGGCTCCGGCCGGGCAGAGCCGGGGCACCGCGCCCAGGCCCACCGGCCCGGAGTGGAACATCCGGCAGATCGGCGCCGACCGGGTGTGGTCCCAGCTCGGGGTGACCGGCACGGGCATCGTGGTCGGCAGCTCGGATTCGGGGGTCGACGGCACCCATCCGGCACTGCGAGCAGGGTTCCGGGGTGGGAACGACTCCTGGTACGACCCGTGGGACGGCACCCGGAACCCGACCGACCAGGGCGGGCACGGCACGCACACGGTGGGCAGCGCGGTCGGGCGGGACGGCATCGGGGTGGCGCCGGACGCGCAGTGGGTGGGCTGCGTCAACCTGGACCGCAACCTCGGCAGCCCGGGGCACTACCTGGACTGTCTCCAGTTCATGCTGGCGCCCTTCCCGGCCGGCGGCGACCCGTTCACCGACGGCCGTCCGGAGCGCGCCCCGCAGGTGCTGACCAACTCGTGGGGCTGCCCGCCCATCGAGGGGTGCGACCGGGGCGTACTGCGACCGGCCACCGCCGCGCTGGACGCCGCCGGGATCTTCGTGGTCGCCGCGGCCGGCAACACCGGCCCGTGGTGCGCGTCGATCGACGACCCGCCAGCCCCGTACGCGGACGTGCTGACCGTGGGTGCGGTGGACGCGAAGCGCCGGGTCGCCGAGTTCTCCTCGCGCGGGCCGGTGCCGGGCGGCACGGGTAAGCCGGACGTGCTGGCGCCGGGTGTGGGCGTGGTGTCGGCCATGCCGGGCGGCACGTACGCCGCGCTGGACGGCACCTCGATGGCGACGCCACAGGTGGCCGGGGTGGTCGCGCTGATGTGGTCGGCGAACCCGGCGTTGGTCGGCGATGTGAGCCGGACCCGGCAGATTCTGCGGGACACCGCCACGGCGGCGACACCGACCTACCGCTCCGACAGCCCGACCGACACCTGCGGTGCTCCGTCGAACGTCACCGGTGCCGGCCAGGTCGATGCCTACGCCGCCGTTCGTGCCGCCCAGAAATAGGAAGGTTCCCTTCCTGAAACGAGAGGCGGGGGCGCGGACCGGCACCCGGTGATTTAGGGTCGGCGACCATGGACGCCGAGATCACCGTCACCGAGTTGACCCCCGACCTGGCCCCCACCGTGATACGGCTCTGCGAGCAGGCTCTCGACCTACCCGAGGACGCCGCCGAGGCGGCCCCCATCGTGGACGTGCTCTGGCCCCGGGCCGCCGCCGACCGGGCGGTGGTCGGGCTGGGCGCGTACCGGGGTGCGGATCTGGTCGGGGTGCTGATCTGCTCGGTGTCGTCGACCGATCCGGGTGTCGGGCATGTGGACCTGGTCGCGGTCCTCCCGGATCAGCGCCGCCGGGGCGTCGGCCGGGCGCTGATCCAGAGGGCCGAGCGGGTGCTCGCCGAGCGCGGGGTGACCGAGGTGCTGCTGGTCGGGAACCCGCCGTACTACGCGTGGCCGGGCATCGACGTCCGCTACACGCCGGCGGTCTGCGCCGCCGCCGCGCTGGGCTACGAGCAGGACCGGACCGCCTGGAACATGACCGCGGACCTGTCGTACGACGGGTCGCCGGCACTGCGGTCCACCGAGGCGGCCGAGCGGCGGTTGGCTGATCAGGGCGTGACCGTACGCCGGGCGGAGCCGGCGGACCTGCCGGCGCTGGTCGAGTTCGCCCGGTCCACCTTCGGCGGCACGTGGGACGGCGAGTTGGCCGGGTCGGTGGGTCGGGACGGCGCCGGTTGCCACCTGGCGGAGCGGGGTGGCGAGGTGCTCGGCTTCGCCGCGTACGGGTCGTCCCGGCCGAGCTGGTTCGGGCCGATGGGCACCGCGCCGGCCGCCGAGGGGTCGGGCATTGGCGGGGTGCTGCTGCGGCGCTGCCTCCGGGACCAGCAGGCGGCAGGGCTGGACCGGGCGCAGATTGGCTGGGTGGGGCCGGTGCCGTTCTATTCCGGCAGCGCGGGCGCCCGGATCGAGCGGGTCTTCTTCCTGTACCGGCGGGCAGTCGGCGCAGAATAAAGGGCGAATGGGATATAGACCCAGATAGCGCCATTCGGCCGCATCGGCCATCGACGCCCCCTACCGTTTCGGTAGAGGAGGCAGCCATGACCACGGATGAAGACCAGACCGAGGACGGCCCGCCGATCACCTGGAAACCGGTCGGCGAACTCCCCGGCCAACTGCCGTTCGACCGGCTCGACTACGGCGACGCCGAACAACTGGCCGAGATGGCCACCGACGGCGAGTCGCCGGTGGCCGAGGAGCCGCAGGAAATGGTGGACGCGCCGATCCAACTGCTTCCGCCGTACGACCGGGCGCAGAAACGGCGCAACCAACGCCCACTGCCGACCTGACGACGAACGGGGCGGACCGCGTCAGCGGCCCGCCCCGTTCTGTGTCGGAACTGGACTCAGAAGTCCATGTCCCCGCCACCCGGGCCAGCCGGGGCAGCCGGGTTCTTCTCCGGCTTGTCCGCGACGACGGCTTCGGTGGTGAGGAACAGCGCCGCGATGGAAGCGGCGTTCTGCAGCGCCGAGCGCGTCACCTTGGCCGGGTCGATGATGCCCGCGGCCAGCAGGTCCACGTACTCGCCGTTGGCGGCGTTGAGGCCGTGACCCGCTTCGAGGTTACGGACCTTCTCCACCACAACGCCGCCCTCGAGGCCGGCGTTGACGGCGATCTGCCGCAGCGGGGCGTCCAGCGCGACCTTGACGATGTTCGCACCGGTCGCCTCGTCGCCGACCAGGTCGAGCTTGTCGAAGGCGGTCTTGCCGGCCTGAACCAGCGCGACGCCACCACCCGGGACGATGCCCTCCTCGACGGCGGCCTTCGCGTTGCGAACGGCGTCCTCGATGCGGTGCTTGCGCTCCTTGAGCTCGACCTCGGTGGCCGCGCCGACCTTGATGACCGCAACGCCGCCGGCCAGCTTGGCCAGCCGCTCCTGCAGCTTCTCCCGGTCGTAGTCGGAGTCGCTCTTGTCGATCTCGGCCCGGATCTGGTTGACCCGGCCCTGGATCTGCTCGGCGTCACCGGCACCGTCGACGATGGTGGTCTCGTCCTTGGTCACCACGACCTTGCGGGCGCGGCCCAGCATGTCGAGGCTGGCGGCGTCGAGCTTGAGGCCGACCTCCTCGCTGATGACCTGGCCACCGGCGAGGATGGCGATGTCGGTCAGCATGGCCTTGCGGCGGTCACCGAAGCCCGGCGCCTTGACGGCGACCGACTTGAAGGTGCCACGGACCTTGTTGACCACCAGGGTGGCGAGAGCCTCGCCCTCCAGGTCCTCGGCGATGATCAGCAGCGGCTTGCCCGACTGCATGACCTTCTCCAGGATCGGGAGCAGGTCCTTCACCGACGAGATCTTGCTGTTGGCGATCAGGATGTACGGGTCGTCGAAGACGGCCTCCATACGCTCCGGGTCGGTCATGAAGTAGGCCGAGATGTAGCCCTTGTCGAAGCGCATGCCCTCGGTGAGCTCCAGCTCCAGCCCGAAGGTGTTGCTCTCCTCGACGGTGATGACGCCTTCCTTGCCGACCTTGTCCATCGCCTCGGCGATGATCTCGCCGACGGTGCTGTCGCCAGCGGAGATGGAGGCGGTGGAGGCGATCTGCTCCTTGGTCTCGACGTCCTTGGCGAGCTTGGACAGCTCCTCCGAGACGCTCGCGACCGCAGCCTCGATGCCCCGCTTCAGGGCCATCGGGTTGGCGCCAGCGGCCACGTTGCGCAGGCCCTCGCGAACCAGGGCCTGGGCCAGGACGGTCGCCGTCGTCGTGCCGTCACCGGCAACGTCGTCGGTCTTCTTGGCGACCTCCTTGACCAGCTCAGCGCCGATCTTCTCGTACGGGTCCTCGAGCTCGATCTCCTTGGCGATGCTCACACCATCGTTGGTGATGGTGGGGGCACCCCACTTCTTCTCGAGCACGACGTTGCGGCCCTTGGGGCCGAGGGTCACCTTTACGGCGTCGGCGAGCTGGTTCATGCCCCGCTCGAGGCCGCGGCGAGCCTCTTCGTCGAAAGCGATCATCTTGGCCATACGGCGTTGTCCTCCTGGACACTCACGGGCCACCCGAGTTGTGTGTCCCGGATGGGCCGCCTGGTGTGCGCACCTTGGGACGTCGCCACCTGGCGACGACGACGTCCTTCGGCCGGGCCGGATAGCCCGCGACGACCGGCCATGTGCTGCCCCGGTGTCTCCACACCGGCACAACCTGGCCCCACCGTCCCGACCGTTGGCACTCACGGTATGCGAGTGCCAATGACTTGTTTAGCACTCTCCCCTGCCGAGTGCAAGCACGATGGGGCCGCTCAGCCGAGTTCCGCCGCCAGTCCGGCGCTGTTCACCGGCGCCTCATGAGCCCGCTGCTCGGCGTACGTGACCAGCAGACCGACCATCTGGGCGAGATGCGCCGGCAGGGCCAGAACCGCGGTGACCCCGATCACCGCCACCGCCCCGACCGCGGTACCCGGCGACGCGAATGGATCCGTACCGAAGGCCGAGGTGCCCGCCCCTTCCAGGGCGCCAGCGATCACACTGACGATGATCACCGCCAGGGCCACCAGGGCCACCCGACCGAGCAGCAGGCCGAGCCGGTCGTGGAACATTCCGAACGATCGACCGATCGGGTTGCGACGTTCGAAGAGATAGACCGGGCCGGCCATGCTCAGCGCGAACGCCAGGTAGATGCCCGGCAGCACGCAGAAACAGACGCCGACGCCGATGAGCACACTGATCAGCAGGGTCCAGCCCCACAGCCCGAGTGCCCGGCGGAGGCCGTAGCGCAGCGCCGACTCCAGGCTGGCCGGCTGGCCGGCCGCCTGCTGAGCGATCACCCAACTGCCGGCGGCCCACCCGACGGCCTGCACCAGGCCGATCAACAGGCTGCCGCCGACCAGCACCACGAGAAGGCTCACCAGTTCGACGGCGAAGTTGTCCGGCAACACGGCGGTCGGGTTCGCCTCGATCTGGGCGTCCCAGTTCGCCGACGGATCAACCCCGAGGGAGATCACCGAGAGCACCGCCGCCGGCAACACCTGGGTGAGCAGCATGATGGGCACCAACTGCCGCCAACCCCGGCGCAGCGCTCCCCCGCACCGGTTGAACCAGCCGGCGAGACCGGCACCGGGCGGGGTCACCAGGGCGTCGTTCGGGTCGAACCCATAACCCGGCGGATACCAGGCAGCCTGCGGCCCCGGATACCACGGCTGCCCACCGTAGGGACCCACCCCGGGCGGGTAGCCCCCGGTCGGCGGGAACACCCAGTGCGGGGGCGGCGGACCCCAGGCGCCCTGCGCGGGATCCCAGCCGGGCGGCGGGCCAACCGGGCCGCCCGGCGGTACGCCCGGCCCCCACTCGGGTGGCGTACCCGGTGCCGCGCCGGAACTGCCGGCGGGCGAGGTCGGGTCGGACGGGCCCGGCTCCCCCGACCCGGAGGGAGGGGTGGGCGGGGGTGGCTGGTCGGTCATGAACGCTCCTCAGCATCGGCTGGAACGGTTCACGATCTTCCCGGCTGCGCGCCCGTGCCGCTGCCCCGACTCGCGGGCCGATCGGGTAGGGAAACTCAGGCGATGACGCGTACGTGTTCGGCCTGCGGACCCTTCTGGCCCTGGGCGATCTCGAACTCCACCCGCTGACCGTCGTCCAGCGCCTTGTAGCCGTCCATCTCGATCGCGGAGAAGTGGACGAACACGTCCTGACCGCCGTCGACGGCGATGAAGCCGTAGCCCTTTTCGGCGTTGAACCACTTCACGGTGCCCTGTGCCACGGTGCACTTCCCTCACTCGGCGCGGCGTTGGCTGACCCGGCGCACGGCGCGGCCGGGCGCCCTCGGATCACCGCCTCAGCAATCGATGACGGCCATTGAAGCAGGTGACCGAAATCGCACGTTACACGAGCAGCGACAGCCGCGCACGGCCACAAATCAGGCATATTTCGGGGAGTGATAGAGCCGGCGGCGCGAGGCGACGGAGATCGGGCGCAGCTCGGAAAAAGGCGTTAACCCCCTGTGGTAGGCATGCAGACATGACCACCGAAACCGGCTCAACCGCCGTTCGCCAGGCGGAGATCCGTCGAGTCCGGCCGGAGGACGCCGCCCGGATGCGGGCGCTGCGCCTGGAGATGCTCGCCGACGCGCCGCTGGCTTTCCTGGAGACCCTGGCGGACGCGGCGGCCCGACCGCACACCGAGTTCGCCGCCCGGGTCGCGTACACCTCAGCCGGTCCGAGCAACGCGCAGTTCATCGCCGACCCGGGCGGCCGACTGGTCGGGCACGCCGGTGGCACGGTCGCCCCGAACGAGCCCGGGCTGACAGTGATCTACGCCGTGTACGTCACGCCGACCTGTCGGGGCAACGGGCTGCTCGGCGAGCTGATCGACGGCGTGGCCGCCTGGTCGCGAGCCTGCGGCCGGCCGGAACTGCTGCTGGAGGTCGTGGTCGGCAACGACCGCGCCTACCGGGCCTACCAGCGCCTGGGCTTCATCGACACCGGCGTACGCGTCCCGCACCCCACGATCCCAGCCCTCAACGAGCTACAAATGCGCAGAAGAGCCTAAGGGTGATCAAGAGGTTTGCGTCAAAGCGAGCACCGTTTCTGACGCAAACCTCTTGATCACCGCGGGAGGCGCAGCGACTGCGATCAGACGTGACGCCGGGACTGCACTATGCGGAAGCGGTTGGAGACATAGGCCCCGTCGGTCAACGCCGAGTTGGCCGCCGCGTTGGCCCCACTGCCGTGGAAGTCGGAGAACGCCGCCGACTGGTTCACGAAGACCCCGCCGGTGAGGTTGCAGGACAGGTGCACCCCGACCTCGATCGCCACCGCCTCGGTGGCGTCCAGCACCGCCTCGTCCGTGGAGTAGACCCCGGCGGTGAGCGCGCCCTTCTCGCCGACCGTCCGGCGCAGCAGCTCCAGGCTGTGCGCGGTGGAGTCGGTCGCGATGGCGAACGAGATCGGCCCGAACCACTCCCGGCCGTACGTCTCCGCGTCGTCCGCGGTCAGCTTCACGATCGTCGGGGTACGCACCACCGCGTCGGCGTACGCCGGGTGGGTCACGGCCCGTGACTCCAGCACCGGCTCGCCGACCTTGGTCACCTCGGCCAGCCGTTCCAGCACCCCGTCGTTGACGATGGCGCCGGTCAGCTCCACGCCTCGGGCCGGGTCGGCGGTGAGCTTGCCGACCACCGCGGCGATCCCACCGGCCACCTCGTCGAAGCTCTTGTGCCCCTGGTCGGTCTCGATGCCACCGGCGGGGATGAGGATGTTCTGCGAGGTGGTGCACATCTGACCGCTGTAGAGGGTCAGCGTGAACCCGAGGTTGCGGCACATGCCGGCGAAGTCGTCGGTGGAGTCGATGACGACCGTGTTCAGACCGGCCTTCTCGGTGTAGACCGACGCCTGCCGGGCGTGCGTCTCCAGCCAGTCGCCGTACTCGGTGGAACCGGTGAAGTCGACGATCCGGATGGAGCGGTGCAGGGCCAGGTCACTGGCGAGCTTCTCACCGGGCGCCTCGGCCGCCAGCATGATCAGGTTCGGGTCGAAGCCGGCCTCGGCGAGCACCTCCCGGGCGTACTTCACGGTGATGGCCAGCGGCAGCACCGCGCGCGGGTGCGGCTTGACGATCACCGGGTTGCCGGTGACCAGCGAGGCGAACAGCCCGGGGTACGAGTTCCAGGTCGGGAAGGTGTTGCAGCCGATCACCAGCGCCACCCCACGCGGCACCACGTGGAACGTCTTGGTCATCCGCAGCGGGTCACCCTTGCCGGCGGCCTTCTCCCAGCCTGCCGTCCCCGGGTGCCGGGTCATCTCGGCGTACGCGTACGCCAGCGCTTCCAACGCCCGGTCCAGCGCGTGCGCGCCGCCGGCCTGGAAGGCCATCACGAACGCCTGCCCGCTGGTGAACTGCACCGCGTTGGCCAGCTCGAAGATGTGCTTGTGCAGCCGGTCGAGGATTTCCAGGCAGACCCCCACCCGCGCCTGCGGGCCGGCGTCGCGCCACGCGGGCAGCGCGGCGGAGGCGGCCTCGACCAGCTCCCCGGTTCCGGGATGCGGGTACCGCACCGCCAGCTCCACCCCGAACGGGCTCGTCTCAGTGGCGACCCGAACGCCTGCGCCCGGCTGGTCGAGGGGGAAGTCACCACCGAGGTACGCCTCGAAGGCGGCCTTACCGTCGGCGGCGGCGGTCTCGCCGTACACCCGGGGGCTGGGGGATTCGGGATAGGCGGACCAGTAGCCCCGCTCCGTGATCGCGGTCAGCGCACGGTTGAGGGTGTCGGCGTGCCTGTCGTACAGGGGCTGCGGGGTCTCCGTCATGCCCGCAATCATGCCTGAGGACCCACCGTGAGCAGTAGCGCCGATACCCGTCAGAGGGTGAGCTGCCAGTTGTTCCAGGAGTCCACAGGGCGGAAGCCGAGCTGTTCGTTGATCGCCACCATGTAACTGTTGCTGGCGGCGTTGAAGGTGTCGATGACGCGTACTGCTGGCTCGTGGGTGAGCAGGTGGTGCAGGTTCTCGGCCTTGGCGATGAGGCCGAGCCGGTGCCCACGGTGGGCCGGGTCGACGATGGTGATCTGCTGGAAGGCGTGCCAGTCGGTGGACGCGCTCACGTCCAGCAGGGTCCAGGCGACCAGCCGGCCGGACGCCTCGTGTCGCATCCCGAGGTGGTAGCGCCGCCGACCCCGGGCGTCCAGGGCGCGCTCGTTGCCGCGGATGCGCTCGGCGTCCACCTGCTCCGGTTCCCACTGCACGTCACCCATGGGGGCGTCCATGAGGAGCCGGCCGTCCAGGTAGGCGATGTCCGTGACG
The window above is part of the Micromonospora sp. LH3U1 genome. Proteins encoded here:
- the groL gene encoding chaperonin GroEL (60 kDa chaperone family; promotes refolding of misfolded polypeptides especially under stressful conditions; forms two stacked rings of heptamers to form a barrel-shaped 14mer; ends can be capped by GroES; misfolded proteins enter the barrel where they are refolded when GroES binds), translating into MAKMIAFDEEARRGLERGMNQLADAVKVTLGPKGRNVVLEKKWGAPTITNDGVSIAKEIELEDPYEKIGAELVKEVAKKTDDVAGDGTTTATVLAQALVREGLRNVAAGANPMALKRGIEAAVASVSEELSKLAKDVETKEQIASTASISAGDSTVGEIIAEAMDKVGKEGVITVEESNTFGLELELTEGMRFDKGYISAYFMTDPERMEAVFDDPYILIANSKISSVKDLLPILEKVMQSGKPLLIIAEDLEGEALATLVVNKVRGTFKSVAVKAPGFGDRRKAMLTDIAILAGGQVISEEVGLKLDAASLDMLGRARKVVVTKDETTIVDGAGDAEQIQGRVNQIRAEIDKSDSDYDREKLQERLAKLAGGVAVIKVGAATEVELKERKHRIEDAVRNAKAAVEEGIVPGGGVALVQAGKTAFDKLDLVGDEATGANIVKVALDAPLRQIAVNAGLEGGVVVEKVRNLEAGHGLNAANGEYVDLLAAGIIDPAKVTRSALQNAASIAALFLTTEAVVADKPEKNPAAPAGPGGGDMDF
- a CDS encoding GNAT family N-acetyltransferase, translating into MDAEITVTELTPDLAPTVIRLCEQALDLPEDAAEAAPIVDVLWPRAAADRAVVGLGAYRGADLVGVLICSVSSTDPGVGHVDLVAVLPDQRRRGVGRALIQRAERVLAERGVTEVLLVGNPPYYAWPGIDVRYTPAVCAAAALGYEQDRTAWNMTADLSYDGSPALRSTEAAERRLADQGVTVRRAEPADLPALVEFARSTFGGTWDGELAGSVGRDGAGCHLAERGGEVLGFAAYGSSRPSWFGPMGTAPAAEGSGIGGVLLRRCLRDQQAAGLDRAQIGWVGPVPFYSGSAGARIERVFFLYRRAVGAE
- a CDS encoding cold-shock protein; translation: MAQGTVKWFNAEKGYGFIAVDGGQDVFVHFSAIEMDGYKALDDGQRVEFEIAQGQKGPQAEHVRVIA
- a CDS encoding S8 family serine peptidase, encoding MQVGPPSPVGQPPPYPLPPGRASPWPVVAAVLVGCWTVAVTVATQTGGWVTDQVLLGFGQDRVGWLWPVLGLATVVLVGAPALLLAVLPRSAAVRATGRVWLIGALALGVLTLLRVVPPVHHEAYLAGLAGAALLSALAVRWSARRWAYPGPAGSVVGAAPTGDGDAARPEAVGSPEPVERQRGSRRPGPVPLLAVAAGLALLLPWAWLGALGGLLETALALLAAAALGVLAATLLDATFWSRFAVGRPPRPARLVLVGGLVAGVALLLLAAGTGQSGAQLPALLILPPSGFALAALWSATWRPAADPADATRAGRTATGWLVGLAALGPLAFTDPEEITLLLVGTRDVPFWVAVAAGAGLAVAVLVAIGYAVLLARPSARTPSRRVAAVAAVVLLVTFGVVDLGPGQPGLYGERLLVVLRAQADLTGLPAGAPGRAGRDARAAEVYRRLVTTAEQSQADLLRGLTRLRLDPVSYYLVNAVEVDGGPAVRAWLARRPEVARVLVSQRLRPLPAPAGQSRGTAPRPTGPEWNIRQIGADRVWSQLGVTGTGIVVGSSDSGVDGTHPALRAGFRGGNDSWYDPWDGTRNPTDQGGHGTHTVGSAVGRDGIGVAPDAQWVGCVNLDRNLGSPGHYLDCLQFMLAPFPAGGDPFTDGRPERAPQVLTNSWGCPPIEGCDRGVLRPATAALDAAGIFVVAAAGNTGPWCASIDDPPAPYADVLTVGAVDAKRRVAEFSSRGPVPGGTGKPDVLAPGVGVVSAMPGGTYAALDGTSMATPQVAGVVALMWSANPALVGDVSRTRQILRDTATAATPTYRSDSPTDTCGAPSNVTGAGQVDAYAAVRAAQK
- a CDS encoding glycerol-3-phosphate dehydrogenase/oxidase; amino-acid sequence: MSRSVAGQLSPVRRASDLRRLRHERFDVLVIGGGVTGAGAALDAASRGLKVALVEARDLAAGTSSRSSKLIHGGLRYLEQLEFHLVHEALTERGLLATRLAPHLVRPVPFLVPLPAGRGLRDLPARIFRRSYYGAGVATYDAFAGVFGGGRGMPLHRHLTREGARRIFPSLRADALAGAIRYYDGQVDDARLVVTLARTAASLGATVVSSARAVGLIRQAREVTGVRVRDLEAPEGSPDAEFEVQARTVIAATGVWSDDMSRMLNDVGLRPGIRVRASKGVHLVVPRSAITGETGLILRTAKSVLFVIPWGGHWIIGTTDTDWRLDRSHPAASARDIDYLLQQVNTVLDRPLTTADIEGVYAGLRPLLAGEADSTSKLSREHAVFEPMLGLLLVAGGKYTTYRVMAADVVDRAVRRLGGARSSRTADLPLLGADGYPAMWRDRADLARRHGVPVGVVEHLLERYGTLTLDLLALIDADPLLASPLAGAPEYLAAEVAYAARAEGALHLEDVLTRRTRISFETSHRGLESAEHTAELMGAVLGWDAATRAREVEHYRARVEAERQSQLMPDDAAADAARLGAPDVRGYAADRGGDDDQAELRPSAR
- a CDS encoding GNAT family N-acetyltransferase, with protein sequence MTTETGSTAVRQAEIRRVRPEDAARMRALRLEMLADAPLAFLETLADAAARPHTEFAARVAYTSAGPSNAQFIADPGGRLVGHAGGTVAPNEPGLTVIYAVYVTPTCRGNGLLGELIDGVAAWSRACGRPELLLEVVVGNDRAYRAYQRLGFIDTGVRVPHPTIPALNELQMRRRA
- the paaN gene encoding phenylacetic acid degradation protein PaaN, with protein sequence MTETPQPLYDRHADTLNRALTAITERGYWSAYPESPSPRVYGETAAADGKAAFEAYLGGDFPLDQPGAGVRVATETSPFGVELAVRYPHPGTGELVEAASAALPAWRDAGPQARVGVCLEILDRLHKHIFELANAVQFTSGQAFVMAFQAGGAHALDRALEALAYAYAEMTRHPGTAGWEKAAGKGDPLRMTKTFHVVPRGVALVIGCNTFPTWNSYPGLFASLVTGNPVIVKPHPRAVLPLAITVKYAREVLAEAGFDPNLIMLAAEAPGEKLASDLALHRSIRIVDFTGSTEYGDWLETHARQASVYTEKAGLNTVVIDSTDDFAGMCRNLGFTLTLYSGQMCTTSQNILIPAGGIETDQGHKSFDEVAGGIAAVVGKLTADPARGVELTGAIVNDGVLERLAEVTKVGEPVLESRAVTHPAYADAVVRTPTIVKLTADDAETYGREWFGPISFAIATDSTAHSLELLRRTVGEKGALTAGVYSTDEAVLDATEAVAIEVGVHLSCNLTGGVFVNQSAAFSDFHGSGANAAANSALTDGAYVSNRFRIVQSRRHV